ATGGCAGCCCCCGGTTTTGTGGAGGTCTGGGTAATATCCACACCCGCTGCCCTGCCCTGCAGAGCCTGCGTAATATTTGCGGAAGGCACTTCCCGCAGTGCGTCTCCTTTTACAGTAGCTACGGAACCCGTTACAGACTCTTTTCTCTGGGTACCGTATCCGATAACAACCACCTCATCAATCTTCTTCTCTTTTGTTACCGTATCTTTTTTAACCTGGGAATAAACCATGCCTGAAGGCAATAAAGCCATGGCAAAAAATATTGCCGCCTTATTGGTTTTAGCAAAATAAAATCGGTTCATACTTATTATTTTTAAATATTAGGATTGAAGATAAAAGGCCGTTAATAGTTACAGTATAAAAATCCTTAGTGTTTATTTTCAGCCTTTTACCGTATTAGATATACATATTGACGATTGCTTCAAACAGTTCCTGTTTTCCGCTTTTCGGCTGAGGTTCACCAATTTCGTGTGCTATCTTCCGAAGGTCTTCGAGGGTAAGGGCTCCTTCTTCGAATGCTTTTCCGTTTCCGCTGTCAAAAGAAGCGTAACGGTCTGTTCTCAGTTTTTTATAATCTGAATGCTCAAGAATATCCGCTGCTGCCAGAAGGCCTCTTGCAAATACATCCATTCCGGAAATATGAGAGATGAACAAATCTTCAGGATCAATGGAATTCCTCCTGATTTTGGCATCGAAATTCACGCCGCCTGTTCCTAAACCTCCTGCAGGAAGGAGAACCAGCCATGCCTGAACCATATCATGGTAATCTACCGGGAATTGATCCGTATCCCATCCGTTCTGGTGGTCTCCCCTGTTGGCATCGATGCTTCCGAGCAATCCTGCATCTACGGCCACCTGAAGTTCATGCTCAAAAGTATGGCCTGCCAGTGTTGCATGGTTTACTTCGATATTAAGCTTAAAGTCTTTATCCAGCCCGTAATGCCTCAGAAACCCGATTACCGTTTCAGAATCATAGTCATACTGGTGTTTGGTAGGCTCCATCGGCTTAGGCTCGATCAGGAAAGTCCCTTTGAAACCCTGCTGGCGTGCATAATCCCTGGACATGGAAAGGAAACGTGCCAAATGGTCTTTTTCACGTTTCATGTCGGTATTCAGAAGGCTCATATACCCTTCTCTTCCTCCCCAGAATACGTAGTTTTCACCGCCTAAAGCGATGGTTGCGTCAATAGAATTCTTAACCTGGGTCCCGGCACATGCCAGAACGTCAAAGTTCGGGTTTGTGGAAGCGCCGTTCATGTATCTTTCATGGGTGAATACATTGGCCGTGCCCCATAAAAGCTTGATTCCCGTTTCTGCCTGTTTTTGTTTTGCATATGCTACGACAGACTGAAGGTTTTTTTCATAATCTTTCCAGTTGTCAGCAGGTGCTACCAGATCGATATCATGGAAACAGTAATAGCCGAAGCCCATTTTGGACATAAATTCAAAGCCTGCATCCATTTTGTGCATGGCTCTGGCAACAGCATCGTTTCCTGTGTCCCAGGGATGATGGATGGTAGGTCCGCCGAACGGATCGCTTCCGTCAGCACACAAGGTATGCCACCAGGCCATTGCAAAACGCGTCCATTCTTTCATCGGTTTCCCCATGATGATTTTTTCTGCGTCGTAATAGCGGAAAGCCATTGGGTTTCTGCTTTCTTTTCCTTCAAACTGAATTTTTTCAATACCTGTAAAAAACTCTTTTGTACCTGTTAAAGTGTTCATATTGATCTTATTTATTTTTAAATTTTTATATAAAAATCCCCTGCTCACCGGTATAAGACAGCCGGTAAGTGCCATGGAAGAATTCCTTTATTGTCTGTTAGATGATTTCCTTAAGATGGTTTTTCCATCTGGAATAGGCTTCTATATACTGTTCCTGTTTTTCGTGTTCCGGTTCTATCACGGCTATTTTTTCAAGGGAAGCAAAAGCTTCTTTGGAATCTGCATAAAAACCGATTCCCATTCCTGCCGCTCTTGCTGCCCCCACTGCTCCGTCGGTATCATAAAGCTCAATAACAGCGTTGCTGACACTGGAAAGCGACTGCCGGAAAATGGAACTCAGAAACATATTGGCATTCCCGGCCCTGATTACCCGGATGTCCATCCCGATACTCCTCATGATATCCATTCCGTATTCATAGGAAAAAACAATTCCTTCCTGTGCGGCACGCAGAATATCACCTTTTGAATGGATGTTAAAATTAATCCCGTGAATTGAGCAGTTGGTTTCTTTATTTTCCAAGACCCTTTCCGCCCCGTTTCCGAAAGGCACGATGCTCAGCCCTTTGGAACCGACCGGTGACAGTGAAGCCAGTTCGTTCATATCGCCGTAAGAAGCCAGTGAAGTGGCAAAATTATGCTTCAGCCATGAGTTTAAAATCCCGGTCCCGTTGATGCAGAGCAAAACACCTAATCTGATCTGTTCAGGAGTGTGGTTTACGTGGGCAAACGTATTTACCCTGGATAACTTATCATATTCAAGCTGATCCAGAACACCATATACAACGCCTGAAGTGCCTGCTGTAGAAGCAATTTCCCCGGGGTTGAACACATTCAGAGAAAGTGCGTTGTTCGGCTGGTCCCCTGCCCGGTAGGAAATAGGTGTTCCCTCTTTCAGTCCTAATTCCTGAGCTGCGGCTGCCGAAACTGTCGACTGGATTCCGAAAGTGGGAATAATTTCCGGGAAAAAACTTTTCGGGATTCCGTAATGGTTGATTACGTCCTCTGAGATGCAGTTATTTTTAAAATCCCAGAAAATCCCTTCAGACAAACCTTCAACCGTCATCCCGATATGCCCGGAAAGCCTCATGGCAATATAATCCCCCGGCAGCATGATCTTATCGATCTTATTAAAAATTTCCGGCTCATTTTCCTTTACCCATGCCAGCTTGGAAGCGGTAAAGTTTCCCGGTGAGTTCAGCAGATGCGAAAGGCATCTTTCTTGTCCGATGGTTTTGAATGCCTGCTCGCCGTATGGAACCGCACGGCTGTCACACCAGATAATGGAAGGCCTCAGCAGATTCTGATCTTTATCTACCAGGATAAGACCGTGCATCTGCCAGGTAATGCCGATCCCCTTGATATCTTCAGGATGTACCCCGGACTCATGCATAACGGCTTCGTGTGCAAGTTTAAGATTGGTCCACCAGTCGACCGGATTCTGTTCTGCCCATCCCGGGTGAACAGCAGTGATTTTCATTTCCTTTTTAGGAGAAAATTCCGAAGCAACCACTTTGCCGCTGGATGCCTCAATAAGACACACTTTCACGGAAGAACTGCCAATGTCATAGCCTAGTAAATACATAATTTAGAAAAGGGGTATTATTTTATTAGTTTAGTGTTGTTCTTTTTGTAGACTTTGGCGTCGAACTTATAATATCTTGCCGCTCGGTGCGAAACATTTTTTTCTATTTCATCCAAAGGGACAATGTAGTTGAATGAGGATATCTTTTTATGAAAGTTTTTAATATCGATATGCTTTTCACTTAGGGCCGTGTACAGCTGATACAGCTGCCTGATGGTAAATCTTTTCGGCAGCAGCTCGAAAATAATGGTGAAATCAGACTCGATCCATTTTCTGATCTCCACCAGAGACTCGCTGATGATTTTATTATGGTCAAAAGGGAGTGTAGGCACCTCATCGATCGGAAACCAGTCTACGGTATCGTATTTCGTACTGTTGATCTTATGATCGATTTTACAGAGCGAAAGGTAGGCTACAGTAATAATCCTGTCGATATCATGTTTGTACTCCTCTCCCATCCATCTGATGTCATGCTCACTGGTGGCACGCGCCGGATCTGCAAAGCATTTGAATTGCTTAAGAACCATTTTCTTAATACCCGTAAGCTCATGAAGCACCCTTTGCGCGGCATCGTCAACATCCTCATCACTGAAAATAAGGCTGCCCGGCAGTTTTCTCTGACGCTCCAAAGGAACATCCTCCACATGGCGCTGAACCAGTAAAATGTTCAGCCTGTTTTCGTAATCAAATCCGAACACAACACAATCAACAGATACGTACGTATGAATAAAATCAGGGCTCATTTAAAATGTTAACATTTATGTAACATCACAAATATAAAAATTCAATTGAATAAAAAAAATAAAATTACCACTACTAACTACATATCAATAATTTACATATCTATTTTTAATGATAAGTATTGTATAAAAAAAATGATAAGGTTATCATAAAAAACACACTTATTAATATCCTATTATATGAATCAGCAACCCATTACGTAAAAAAAAATAAAAAATAACCGGATAAATTGTTCATTAAAATCATATGATAAGAAACCTTAAAATCTGCCTGATTTTTTTTTAATTAAAAGCGTATAAAGACACTTTCCGGGCCATATATTCTTAAAAAAAATGATTTTTCTTTTACCGTTTTCACATGCGAGACCGCAAAATCATAGCGAAAGAGAATTTTAGAATCAGAATCAGGATTAATTTTTTGAGAACGGAACATTAAAAAATCAGCCTTTACCGACAATTTTTATTCGGGAAAAATAATGGCATATGCACAAACCGTATAATGGCTGCCATGACAGGTGAACCTGAAACGGACACGCATGATTTCAGGTCCCGAATCTCAGTTACCGTATTAATTTTTTCCCAATTTTACAGGTATGGCACAACTTCTGATGTAGGAAAACCGCAACACTTAAATCCGATATTATGTCTATAAAAATACAGGTTGCTATTTGCACACAATGCAATGGCTACTATTCATCTGCACCTTTGGAAAAAAGAGATTCCGGCCATCCTGAAATTATCGATCATTTTTTTTATCACGGTGAGCCTTGGTTTACGCTGGAACAGGAAACGTTTGACAAATGCAGGAGCTATGAACATACGGAAATAAAAGTGGTTAATCTCCATGAGCATACACAGAACGATCATCAGTACTGCCACTGCAGTAAAAGCATAATTACTGAGGAAAAAATTCTTACGGATGCTCCTAAACTCCAGAAAAGCATTCCGGTTGCAGAGAAATATGAAATAGAAACGGAAATTTATTTTAAAGACCTGTATTATACCTACAATAATTTTCATGGCATACAAATCCCTGCGGCCGGCAGTTACAATTCCAACAGAAAGTACGGTTAACAGGCAACTCTTCTATTTTCAACAAAGAACTGCATCTGAGGATAATCCAAACTAGAATTAGACTCATGGTATTTTTAAGCTATATATAAAAATGCGACATAAAATTATGCCGCATTCTTATATTGTAAGAGGCCTAATCACAATTCAGCAATTGTGTCAATACAATGTATTTCGCAGTAATCCATATATCTTATCATATGGCAAACAACCCGTATTGTTATTGATTGACCAATCCGGTTGTACATAAATCTCATATCTTCTCCAGCAGGTGGCCGAAATAATCTTTCTTGGTCATCAGGTAGCTTTCATTTACCGGATTGGAGTTTATTTCCAGAGGGACCCTTCCGGCCAGGGTAATGCCGCTGCCCTCCAGCGCTTTCAGTTTGTCAGGATTATTGGTAAGCAGGTAAATGCTTTTAACTTCCAAAAGCTTAAGCATTTCTATGGCTGCTTCAAAATTCCTTCCGTCTGCCGGAAGCCCCAGCCGGAGATTGGCTTCAACCGTATCCAGTCCCTGCTCCTGAAGGGCATAAGCTTTCAATTTATTGATGATCCCGATATTCCGGCCTTCCTGCCTCAGGTAAATAATCATTCCCCCTTTTTCAGAGACAAACTTCATGGCTGCGTCAAGCTGCTGGCCGCACTCACATTTTTTTGAATGGAAAACTTCACCCGTGATGCATTCTGAATGGAACCGTACATGAACTGCCCTGTCGAAATCCGTTGTTTTAGAAACCCATGCCAGATGCGGCATCCAGTCTGTATTATCTTCGGAAAATGCATATACGGTAAAGACCCCAAAGTCAGTCGGGATATCAGACTGTGCCTGTATTTGTAACATCATCTAAAATTTAAATCATTTATATAGTACAAATTTATACTTTGTTTTAATTTAAAGTAATATAATTTACTAAATTTGTAAGAAAGAAATTCAAATGGATAATCAAAATCAGAATTATATAACTTCGGAAAGCATACTCGAACTGTATGGCGATTATATTCTTAACCATGGCGAAAAGCCGAAAAATGTATATCTGTTTGCCAAAGAAAACGGGTTTGAAGAAAAAGAATTCTATCATTTCTTTTCCGGGTTTGAGCATATGGAGAGGGAAATTTTTAATCATTTTTTTAAAAAATCCCTGGAACTGGCGGCTGAAGTCAATATTTCGGAAGGAGTGACGGCAAAGGAAAAACTGCTGAATGTCTACTTCATTTTCTTTGAGAACCTGACGATGAACAGATCACTTGTGCTTTCCCTGCTGGGAAAAGACAGGATGGACCATGCAAAGGTATTGGACAGCCTGAAGAGAACCCATCAGCAATTTATCAACACGCTGGATTTCAACGAATGGGAAATACTGAGGAAGGCAGAGAAAATCAGGAACTTTAACGAAAAATCCAGGCAGCAGGCCTTATGGCTTCATTTGGTTTCGTGTATTGAGTTCTGGAAAAAAGACACGTCGCGGGACTTTGAAAAAACAGATATTTTCATTGAAAAAACAATTGATACGGGATTTGAACTAATCGATAATGAACCCTTGAAAAAGCTTCTCGATCTCGGAAAATTTTTATGGAAAGAACACCGGTAAACAAGCATTTATGAAAACATTAGATAAAATACCGACGGGGAAAATTGAAAGAACGGGCAGCCTCCTGAAAGCAGGTGCCAAAGTGGGCGTCAATTACCTGAAATATTACGGCAATAAGATAACCAAGGATGAAGGCGAAGCAAGGAAGATCCTGAATGAGGACAATGCTTCGGACATATATGATTCACTGAAAGAACTGAAAGGCTCTGCCCTGAAAGTTGCGCAGATGCTGAGCATGGAGAAGAATATGCTTCCGGTGGAATATGTGGAAAAATTTTCACTGTCACAGTTTTCAGTACCGCCGCTTTCTGGAGCATTGGTGAGGAAGACGTTCAGGAAATACTTCGGAAGAAACCCTGAGGAGATATTTGATGAATTTTCTTCGGAATCAGTAAACGCAGCAAGCATAGGCCAGGTCCATAAAGCCCGGAAAAATGACAGGCCCCTTGCCGTGAAAATACAGTATCCAGGCGTGCGTGAGAGCATCAGCAGCGACCTTAAAATGGTAAAGCCGATCGCCATGAAGATGTTCAACATTAAAAAAGACGGCTCGGAATCTTATTTCCAGGAAGTTGAAGACAAACTCTATGAGGAAACGGATTATAACTTAGAACTTCAGCGGAGCCAGCATTTTGCAGCGGAATGCAGGCACCTTCCGAATCTTCTTTTCCCTACTTATTATCCGGAATATTCCTGTGAAAAGATCATTACGATGGACTGGATGCCCGGGCTCCATTTTTCAGAGTTCACCAAAAAAAACAATACGCAGGAAGAGCTGAACCTGATAGGCCAGACCCTCTGGGACTTCTACATGTACCAGATGCACATCCTGAAAAAAGTGCATGCAGACCCGCATCCGGGCAATTTTCTGGTTTCTGACGATCAGAAGCTGCTGGTAATCGATTTCGGGTGCATCAAGGAAATCCCGGAAGATTTTTATACGCCTTATTTTGAAATGGCCAGAGCGGAAAACCTGAAGGATCCTGAAATATTCAGGGAGAAATTATACACACTGGAAATATTGCGAGACGATGATACGCCTGAGGAAACAGCATTTTTCTCCAAGCTCTTTTATGAATTGCTGGAACTGTTTACCCGTCCATTCAACAGGGAAGATTTTGATTTTTCCGATGATTCGTTTTTTAATGAAATCGCAGACCTCGGACAGCGGTATTCAAAGCTCAGCGATATGAAAGGGATGAATGCCAACAGGGGTTCCAGGCATTTTATTTATCTTAACAGGACATTCTTCGGGCTGTACCATATGATGCATGACCTGAAATCAAACCGTGTGGTCATCAACAATTACAAAAATTTTGTAAAACCGTAAATATGCCTGCCGGACTGCCTTCAAAGACCTGTGAAGTCTGCGGACTTCCTTTCAACTGGCGCAAAAAATGGAAAAAAAACTGGGACGAAATCAAATACTGCAGCGAACGATGCCGGAAAAACAAAAAATCAATATCCTCTGGTACACCAAAGACCTGAGAACGAGAGACCAGGAATCCCTGTACCGGATTATGCAGGAAGAGACGCCGTTTCTTGCCGTGTATATTTTTGATGAGGATTTTTACAATAAAAGACAGTGGGGATTCAGGAAGTGCGGCCGTTACCGGGCTAAGTTCCTGCTGAAAAGTGTTCGGGGCCTAAGCTCTGTTCTACAAGAAAAGAATATTCCTTTTCTTGTAAAATACGGAAAAACGGAATCTGTATTCAGGGCACTTTCTGAGAAATACACGGTGGAAAAAATCTTCTGCCAGCAGGAATGGACACAGGAGGAACGCGAAACGGAACGCAGGATAAAAAGCGTTCTGCCTTCTGCAGCTTGGGAAAAATCATACTCCCAGTTTCTTATCAGTCCTGATTCTACGCAGGCGTATTTCTCAAAAGTCCCAGTACAGTTTACCGCGTTCAGGCAGAAGCTTGAAAAAAACTTTACGGTCCGTGAGGAATTTGATTCCGAGCATTCGGACTATGATAAATCCGGTCCTGAACTTCATTTTACCAGTGATGATGTCAGCCTGAAGTCATTGGGGTTTGATGAATATGAACCCGACAGCCGTACCGCTTTCCCGTTTTCGGGAGGTGAAAGGCAGGCATCACAGCGATTATCCTATTATTTTTCTGAAACCCGAAATCTGGACACCTACAAAGAAACCCGAAACGGAATGAAGGGTACCGATTACAGCAGCCGGTTTTCTGCATGGCTTGCCGACGGAAGCCTTTCTGCGGTAACGGTTTACCATGAAATAAAAAGATATGAAGCCCGGCACCGGAGCAGCGAATCTTCTTACTGGATGGTTTTTGAACTGCTCTGGCGCGATTTCTTCAGGCATACGTCGTTAGAATACGGAGACAATGTGTTCCGTCAGCACGGCATTAACGGGAAGGCATATGATTATGATCCTGACCCGGAACTGATCCGGCAGTGGACCGAAGGAGAAACAGCATCCGAATTCATCAATGCGAATATGATGGAACTAAAGCATACCGGATGGATGAGCAACCGGGGAAGGCAGAATGTGGCTTCTTACTTCAGTAAAATCCTCAAACAGGACTGGAGAGCGGGTGCCGCTTATTTTGAAGAAATGCTGATTGATTACGATGTACACAGCAATTACGGCAACTGGATGTACCTCGCCGGAGTCGGAAATGATCCGCGGAACAGGGTCTTCAGTCCCGAAAAACAGGCAGCCCAGTATGACCCCGAACAGGAATTCATACAGTTATGGCTGAACAGATAACCATACGGAACAGTCGTTTTTTTTCGGCTTTGGGTTATAAAATACCTAAAAATTCAATAAGAAAAAGACAATAGGTACAATCAGACAATTTTATAAAACAAACACATTATATATTATGGATAAACAATTCAGTCCCCAACAGACAGACCGGATTATTGAAATGGCATGGGAAGACCGGACACCGTTTGAGGCCATTGCCTTTCAGTTCGGGATCAGTGAAGCAGAAGTAATCCAGCTGATGCGCTCGGAGCTTAAACCGTCAAGCTTCAGGTTGTGGAGGAAGCGGGTCAATTCCGGAGTCAGCCAAAAGCACCTTATGAAAAGAAGCGAAGAAATGATCCGGTTCCGGTGCAGCAGGCAGCGTGTAATCAGCAATAATAAGATTTCAAAAAGATAGAAATTACTGTTAAATGCCGGATCTGACCTCTCCTGTTTTCCGGATTGATGGATATTCTGTTTAGGAACAATAAAACATAGGAAACCATTTAATAATTTTCGCAGATTTTTTATATCAAATCTAAAAATCAGGAGAAAATATTTAAGAGTCATCCTTGAAATTTTAATCAATAATAAACTAAAAAATAAGCATATGAAAAATATTGTCATCATCGGATGCGGATCAGGGATCGGACTGGCTGCTGCGAAAATCCTTTCGGAAAACCATAAAATCACCGGTATTTCCAGGACGTTTAACCCGGAACTTCAGCATGAGAATATCGAATTTCATGAAATGGATATCCTTACCGGAAATTTAGACGATATTACCTTTCCTGAAAGTGTTGACGGGCTTGTATATGCGCCAGGAAGCATCAACCTGAAACCGTTTAACCGCCTTACGGAAGATGATTTTAAGAATGATTTTGAAATCAATGTTTTGGGAGCTGTAAAATGCATCCGGAAACTGCTTCCGAATCTGAAAAAACCGGAAAGTTCGTCCATTGTACTGTACAGTTCCGTAGCAGCGAAACTGGGAATGCCTTTTCATGCTTCGGTTGCTGCCAGCAAAAGTGCCGTTGAAGGACTGGTAAAAAGCCTTGCGGCAGAATTTTCGGCACAGAAAATACGGGTCAATGCCATCGCGCCTTCTTTAACAGATACGGCACTTGCTTCACAGCTGCTTTCCACCCCGGAAAAAAGAGAGGCTTCCGGCAAAAGGCATCCGCTGCAAAGAATCGGGAACCCTGCAGAAATGGCAGAGATGACAGCATTCTTACTTTCTGATAAGGCAACATGGATTACCGGGCAGGTTTTCGGGGTTGATGGCGGAATGGGAAGCGTTAAACTGTAATTTTGAATCCCGTATCCAAACATCTATCTTTACACCAAAAATTATATCATGCATACTGATTTTTTTATCGATCTGCTTCTGCAGGTAAAAGATTTTGAAAATTCCGGATCCTACGCGCCCCAGGCTAAAGTGGAAGACTTCCGGCTGTGGCTGAATGATAAAAAATACAGGGAAGAAAGCCCTACCAAGCTTTTTAAGAATGAACAGCATGAGGTTTCCTTCAGAGAAAATGAAATCTGTAAGCAGATCCTTTTGCTGAGCAGGTATTCTAAACAGCTGGTAAGAAAAGGGCTTGGGGAATTCCCTGAACTGGCTAATGAAGAATTCACCTACCTGTACCGGCTGAAAGACGAACCAAACCTCACCAAAATACAGCTGATTGAAAAAAACGGCCATGAAAAGCAGACCGGAACGCAGATCATCAAAAGACTCCTGGAAGCCGGGCTGATTGAAGAAAAAAATGACGAAGAAGACCGCCGGAGCAAAAGGCTGAACCTTACCAAAAAAGGGGAAGACCGTTTTCACCAGTCGGTTGAAAAGGTAAATCTTACTTCTGTGATCCTGTCAGGTAAACTCTGCGATGAAGAAAAAAGCGATTTATTAAAGACTTTAATCAAGCTGAATGATTTTCATTCCCACCTGTATTCCGAGCACAGAAATTCAGACGTAAACCTGATCCGCCAGTTGATTTAATTTATAGGAGAAATCCTGTTTTCCTTATTCAAGGAATACCACAGCGATCTTAAAACTGATTAAGACGATCGGCAAAAAACACATTTAATACGTTATCATACAGCCTATTATCATCAATCAATATGTATAAAACTGACGTTCCTTAAAACATTGATTCATAGATTAATTTAATACAATTCAAGGTATTCCAGCCTTAGTAATCATAAGAACAGTTTTGTAAAGAGATTCTATCGGCGGAAAAGATACAAAAAATCGCATTCTTCAAATTCCATTACTTTTCATTACTGGTCAATAACATACCGGTTTTCATCCGCAAGCACAAACCATTTTCTACCGATGTAAATAATGGCTTCTTTCAACAATCACTTTTGTAAATAAACAGGCTCTGCTTTACGCTCAATATCAATCACATAAAACTTGCTTACCGGAATAAGTTTCGACGGATACAGCCTTACATACTTCCGGTTTATGACGGGCCCTAATAAAGCAAACCATTTTCAGAAGCATATATATCAAAAATCTTTAACAGTTTTCATTAATGGACAGGGAAACCTGCATATCGGGATGGTAAAGTCATCTGTGCTGTAGGGACCATGGTTTAACACGGCATACTAAATAACAAATTTCTGATAATCAACATCTTAAAACTGCTGTTATTCGGTTTTTTTATCGTATGTTTGCAAAAGCATTTACAAACAGGTTTCTGCCTTTGCCATTCTGTATAAGTTTAAAATTACAATTTTTCTTTCAGTCTCGCTTTTCAGCTGCCCGATTTAAACTTCATTTTATTACCATAGAATAATACAGGCGATTGGCTGGCTGAGTTCGGGAATATCCAAACAGGCAAAACAATCCTTTTATAAAGTTTATTTTTACTTAAAGATGTAGATGAGCCGCAATAAAGGTCAGGGGTCATAGATTCATGTGCCACCAATTGTGTGAGATATGCATTGCAAAGCCTGCTGTGTTTTCAATGAGAACATTTGCTGCTGCTGAAGCAAATGAATAGGTTAAAAAAAGCAATTCTTTGAATAACCTGTTTACAAAAATACATCAATTCAGATCATATAAATAAAGATCTG
The sequence above is a segment of the Chryseobacterium sp. JJR-5R genome. Coding sequences within it:
- a CDS encoding MarR family winged helix-turn-helix transcriptional regulator, which gives rise to MHTDFFIDLLLQVKDFENSGSYAPQAKVEDFRLWLNDKKYREESPTKLFKNEQHEVSFRENEICKQILLLSRYSKQLVRKGLGEFPELANEEFTYLYRLKDEPNLTKIQLIEKNGHEKQTGTQIIKRLLEAGLIEEKNDEEDRRSKRLNLTKKGEDRFHQSVEKVNLTSVILSGKLCDEEKSDLLKTLIKLNDFHSHLYSEHRNSDVNLIRQLI